A single Saccharomyces paradoxus chromosome II, complete sequence DNA region contains:
- the PEP1 gene encoding type I sorting receptor (Type I transmembrane sorting receptor for multiple vacuolar hydrolases~similar to YBL017C), which yields MILLHLVYSLWALLLIPLINAEEFTPKVTKTIAQDSFEILCFDDSNTIVRTQGHSMTISFNDGETWEEIEDIKDDIAWMSIDPFNRHDRAIATAVEGSHFYITDDQGKTWRPIALTDPEEDVSPRGCNIQTHPTKKDYLLASCNYCERTEIDSGSEVISGDEEGSAEVLIFNITRCTEKVFASNDGGKSFSEIKSSLEKNEDSPIGISDCRFAKTSKDSDLGGNDASVVCLFQNMQFIRGEFSSPYTESKLVLTTDWGKSLTEIDQFKDKVVNNYRILKSHMVVLTQGDRYNDMSSIDVWISNDLSSFQMAYMPTQLRHFVQGQIHEDATGRIILPVSRERNDQEEDKGIVSEILVSDSQGLKFSPIPWTTDEVFGYIYLDQSTFLKGTMIASLFPLSRRHNRKGKGKKVKSKGITKISVDNGLTWSNLKVIDPDYIDSFDCDVTDFENCSLQTTFYPLEGSTPAAGIVMTTGNVGDGSSFDWGDQKTFISRDGGLTWKVAFDFPCLYAIGDYGNVIVAVPYNSDEDDDPQSEFYYSLDQGKTWTEYQLKTTIYPAELINTTPDGSGTKFILNGFTMAHMDGSTNFIYAIDFSAAFNHETCKEKDFEDWNLAEGKCVNGVKYKFRRRKQDAQCLVNKVFEDLQLYETDCDKCTETDYECAFEFVRDATGKCVPDYNSIVLSDVCDKTRKKTVSVKPLQLIKGDKCKKPMTVKPVDISCEGVPKKGSNGKEIVTTENKFDFEIQFYQYFDTVADESLVMINSRGEAYISHDGGQTIKRFDSNGETIVEVVFNPYFNSSAYLFGSKGSIFSTHDRGYSFMTAKLPEARQLGMPLDFNAKAQDTFIYYGGKDCESILSPECHAVAYLTKDGGETFTEMLDDAIHCEFAGSLFKYPSNEDMVMCQVKEKSSKTRSLVSSTDFFHDDKNTVFENIIGYLSTGGYIIVAAPHENNELRAYVTIDGAEFAEAKFPYDEDVRKQEAFTILESEKGSIFLHLATNLVPGGDFGNLLKSNSNGTSFVTLEHAVNRNTFGYVDFEKIQGLEGIILTNIVSNSEKVAENKENKQLKTKITFNEGSDWNFLKPPKKDSEGKKFSCSSKSLDKCSLHLHGYTERKDIRDTYSSGSALGMMFGVGNVGANLLPYEECSTFFTTDGGETWAEVKKTPHQWEYGDHGGILVLVPENAETDSISYSTDFGKTWKDYKFCDDKVSVKDITTVPRDSALRFLLFGEATNVEGSSFRTYTIDFKNIFERQCDFDITGKESADYKYSPLGSKTSCLFGHQTEFLRKTDEKCFIGNIPLSEFSRNIKNCSCTRQDFECDYNFYKANDGTCKLVKGLSPANAADICKKEPDLIEYFESSGYRKIPLSTCEGGLKLDAPSSPHACPGKEKEFKEKHSVSAGPFAFIFISILLVIFFAAWFVYDRGIRRNGGFARFGEIRLGDDGLIENNNTDRVVNNIVKSGFYVFSNIGSLLQHTKANIAHVISKIRGRFGNRTGPSYSSLIHDQFLDEADDLLAGHDEDANDLSSFIDQGSNFEIEEEDVPTFEQEHTSYTDQPTTSDVPDALPARNEEDADKSDSAPPPSEN from the coding sequence ATGATATTACTTCATTTAGTCTATTCCCTTTGGGCCCTTCTTCTCATTCCTTTAATCAATGCGGAAGAATTCACTCCCAAAGTAACTAAGACCATCGCGCAAGATTcatttgaaatattatgCTTTGATGATTCCAACACTATAGTTAGAACGCAAGGTCATTCCATGACGATAAGTTTTAACGATGGAGAAACATgggaagaaattgaagacaTCAAAGACGATATCGCTTGGATGTCTATTGACCCGTTCAACAGACACGACAGAGCCATTGCAACGGCAGTTGAAGGATCGCACTTTTATATAACCGATGATCAAGGTAAAACATGGAGGCCTATAGCTCTAACCGATCCTGAAGAAGATGTTTCGCCCCGTGGATGTAATATACAAACCCACCCTACGAAGAAAGACTATCTTCTTGCAAGTTGCAACTACTGTGAGAGAACCGAAATCGACAGCGGCAGTGAAGTAATTTCCGGGGACGAAGAGGGCTCAGCTGaagttttgatttttaatattacaCGTTGTACAGAGAAGGTTTTTGCAAGTAATGATGGCGGAAAATCCTTTTCTGAAATTAAGTCTTCTCTGGAAAAGAACGAAGATAGTCCTATCGGCATCTCGGATTGTCGTTTTGCCAAGACCAGCAAAGATTCTGACCTCGGCGGTAATGACGCCTCAGTGGTTTgccttttccaaaatatgCAGTTTATTAGAGGGGAGTTTAGTTCTCCTTACACCGAAAGTAAATTGGTTCTAACTACGGACTGGGGTAAATCATTAACCGAAATTGACCAATTTAAAGATAAAGTCGTCAATAATTACAGAATATTGAAGTCTCATATGGTTGTCTTGACCCAGGGCGACAGATATAATGATATGTCTTCCATAGATGTGTGGATATCAAATGATCTGTCGAGCTTTCAAATGGCTTACATGCCTACTCAGTTAAGACATTTCGTCCAAGGACAAATACATGAGGACGCCACGGGAAGAATCATTTTGCCTGTAAGCagagaaagaaatgatCAAGAAGAGGATAAGGGCATCGTATCTGAAATTTTAGTTTCCGATTCACAAGGGCTAAAATTCTCTCCCATTCCATGGACGACAGATGAGGTTTTTGGTTATATTTATCTCGATCAATCTACTTTCTTAAAAGGAACAATGATTGCCTCTCTTTTCCCTCTATCTAGGCGTCATAACCGTAAAGGAAAAGGCAAGAAAGTAAAAAGTAAGGGAATAACCAAAATATCTGTTGATAATGGTCTCACATGgtcaaatttgaaagtcATTGATCCAGATTATATAGACTCATTCGACTGCGATGTTacagattttgaaaattgctCGCTTCAAACTACGTTTTACCCACTGGAGGGTTCGACTCCGGCCGCCGGAATTGTAATGACAACAGGTAATGTTGGCGATGGCAGTTCCTTTGACTGGGGAGACCAAAAAACCTTTATTTCTAGGGATGGTGGTTTAACATGGAAAGTCGcttttgattttccttGTTTATACGCTATTGGTGATTACGGAAATGTTATTGTGGCCGTACCATACAATTCGGACGAAGACGATGATCCTCAATCCGAATTTTACTACTCCTTAGACCAAGGTAAAACTTGGACCGAATATCAGTTAAAAACTACTATCTACCCAGCAGAATTAATCAACACAACGCCAGATGGATCCGGAACCAAATTTATTCTAAATGGGTTTACTATGGCGCATATGGATGGTTCAACAAATTTCATCTATGCAATTGATTTTTCAGCGGCCTTTAATCACGAAAcatgcaaagaaaaagattttgaGGATTGGAATTTAGCTGAAGGGAAATGTGTCAATGGTGTCAAGTACAAgtttagaagaagaaaacaggACGCTCAGTGTTTGGTGAACAAAGTGTTCGAGGATTTACAATTATATGAGACCGATTGTGACAAATGTACTGAGACTGATTACGAATGTGCATTTGAATTCGTTAGGGACGCAACCGGAAAATGTGTACCAGACTACAACTCAATCGTTCTCTCTGATGTATGTGATaagacaaggaaaaaaactgTGTCTGTAAAACCATTGCAGTTGATTAAAGGTGATAAATGTAAAAAGCCAATGACAGTCAAACCGGTAGATATTTCATGTGAGGGAGTTCCAAAGAAGGGCTCGAATGGCAAGGAAATAGTGACTACTGAAAACAAATTtgactttgaaattcaattttatcaatacTTCGATACAGTTGCGGACGAATCTTTGGTCATGATTAATTCAAGAGGAGAGGCCTATATATCCCACGATGGTGGacaaacaataaaaagGTTTGACAGTAACGGTGAAACAATTGTCGAAGTTGTGTTTAATCCatatttcaattcttcTGCTTATCTGTTTGGTTCTAAAGGTAGCATTTTCTCTACCCACGATAGAGGATACTCTTTTATGACTGCTAAATTGCCTGAAGCCAGACAATTAGGTATGCCATTAGACTTCAATGCTAAAGCACAGGATacatttatttattatggTGGTAAGGATTGTGAATCAATCTTAAGTCCAGAATGTCATGCCGTGGCATATCTCACTAAAGATGGTGGCGAAACATTTACAGAAATGCTTGATGATGCAATTCATTGCGAATTTGCAGGttcacttttcaaataccCATCGAATGAGGACATGGTTATGTGCCAGgtaaaggaaaaatcttcaaaaacaagaagcTTAGTTTCTTCCacagatttttttcacgatgataaaaataccGTCTTTGAAAACATTATCGGCTATTTGTCCACCGGTGGCTATATCATCGTTGCTGCACCTCATGAAAACAATGAGTTGAGGGCGTATGTAACTATCGATGGTGCTGAGTTTGCGGAGGCAAAATTCCCATATGATGAAGACGTTAGAAAGCAAGAGGCATTCACTATTTTAGAGTCTGAGAAAGGATCGATATTCTTACATTTGGCAACAAACTTAGTACCAGGAGGCGATTTTGGTAATCTCTTGAAATCTAACTCAAATGGTACTTCTTTTGTCACTTTAGAGCATGCCGTTAATAGAAACACGTTCGGCTATGTagactttgaaaaaattcaaggtCTCGAAGGCATTATTCTTACCAACATCGTTTCAAATAGTGAGAAGGTTGCCGAGAATaaggaaaacaaacaaTTGAAGACAAAGATCACGTTTAATGAAGGTTCGGATTGGAACTTTTTGAAACCTCCGAAGAAGGACtcagaaggaaaaaagttttcttgcAGCTCCAAGTCATTAGATAAGTGTTCGCTGCACTTGCATGGCTACACTGAACGTAAGGATATCAGAGATACATATTCTTCAGGTTCCGCATTAGGGATGATGTTTGGTGTTGGAAACGTTGGAGCTAACCTTTTACCATATGAAGAATGTTCTACTTTTTTCACCACCGATGGAGGTGAGACGTGGGCTGAAGTTAAGAAAACTCCCCACCAATGGGAATACGGCGACCACGGTGGGATCTTAGTTTTAGTTCCCGAGAACGCAGAAACTGATTCTATTTCCTATTCTACTGATTTTGGTAAAACATGGAAAGACTATAAATTCTGTGATGATAAAGTTTCGGTAAAGGATATAACCACCGTCCCCAGAGATTCTGCTTTGAGATTTTTGCTATTTGGAGAAGCAACAAATGTTGAAGGCAGCTCATTCAGAACGTACACGATTGATTTTAAAAACATCTTCGAAAGACAATGTGACTTCGATATTACCGGTAAGGAGAGCGCTGATTATAAGTACTCTCCTCTAGGTTCCAAAACCAGTTGCCTATTTGGTCATCAAACGGAATTTTTACGTAAAACGGATGAAAAGTGTTTCATTGGGAATATTCCACTTTCTGAGTTTTCAAGAAACATTAAAAATTGTTCCTGTACAAGACAGGATTTCGAGTGTGACTATAACTTTTATAAAGCTAACGATGGTACTTGTAAATTAGTCAAAGGCTTGAGCCCAGCAAATGCTGCAGACATTTGTAAAAAGGAGCCAGATTTAATCgaatattttgaatcttCAGGCTACAGAAAGATCCCTCTATCAACATGTGAGGGTGGCCTGAAATTGGATGCCCCTTCGTCACCACACGCTTGCccaggaaaagaaaaagaatttaaagaaaaacattCAGTAAGTGCCGGTCCCTTCgcatttattttcatttcaattcttctcgtcattttctttgccgCATGGTTCGTATATGATAGGGGTATCAGAAGGAATGGGGGATTTGCAAGGTTTGGAGAGATTAGACTAGGAGACGATGGACTGatagaaaacaataataccGATAGAGTTGTCAATAACATTGTGAAATCAGGATTTTACGTCTTTTCGAATATCGGGTCTCTTTTACAGCACACAAAAGCTAATATAGCGCATGTTATTTCTAAAATTAGAGGAAGGTTTGGTAACAGAACAGGCCCAAGTTACTCATCGCTGATTCATGATCAATTTTTGGATGAAGCAGATGACCTGCTTGCTGGTCATGATGAAGACGCCAACGACTTATCTAGTTTTATAGATCAGGGCagtaattttgaaattgaggAAGAGGATGTTCCAACATTTGAACAGGAGCATACATCATATACGGATCAACCTACGACCAGCGACGTTCCGGATGCATTACCAGCGCGTAATGAGGAAGACGCTGACAAGTCTGATTCAGCACCCCCACCCAGCGAAAATTAG
- the FUS3 gene encoding mitogen-activated serine/threonine-protein kinase FUS3 (Mitogen-activated serine/threonine protein kinase involved in mating~similar to YBL016W): MPKRIVYNISSDFQLKSLLGEGAYGVVCSATHKPTGEIVAIKKIEPFDKPLFALRTLREIKILKHFKHENIITIFNIQRPDSFENFNEVYIIQELMQTDLHRVISTQVLSDDHIQYFIYQTLRAVKVLHGSNVIHRDLKPSNLLINSNCDLKVCDFGLARIIDEASADNSEATGQQNGMTEYVATRWYRAPEVMLTSAKYSRAMDIWSCGCILAELFLRRPIFPGRDYRHQLLLIFGIIGTPQSDDDLQCIESPRAREYIKSLPMYPAAPLEKMFSRVNPKGIDLLQQMLVFDPAKRITAKEALEHPYLQTYHDPNDEPEGEPIPPSFFEFDHYKEALTTKDLKKLIWNEIFS, from the coding sequence atgcCAAAGAGAATTGTATACAATATATCCAGTGACTTCCAGTTGAAGTCTCTGCTCGGAGAAGGTGCGTACGGTGTGGTATGTTCCGCAACGCATAAGCCCACGGGAGAAATCGTGGCAATTAAGAAGATCGAGCCATTTGACAAGCCGCTCTTCGCATTACGTACGCTGCGTGAAATAAAGATCCTAAAGCACTTTAAGCACGAAAATATCATAACGATTTTCAACATTCAACGCCCTGACTCGTTCGAAAACTTCAACGAGGTTTACATCATCCAAGAGCTGATGCAGACGGATTTGCATCGTGTAATTTCCACTCAGGTGCTGAGCGATGATCATATacaatattttatataccAAACTTTAAGAGCGGTGAAGGTGCTGCATGGTTCGAACGTGATCCATCGCGATTTGAAGCCCTCCAACCTTCTGATAAACTCCAATTGTGACTTGAAAGTGTGTGATTTCGGTTTAGCAAGAATCATTGACGAAGCAAGTGCGGACAATTCAGAGGCCACAGGCCAACAGAACGGGATGACCGAGTATGTAGCCACACGTTGGTATAGGGCTCCCGAGGTGATGTTAACCTCTGCCAAATACTCCAGGGCCATGGATATTTGGTCCTGCGGCTGCATTCTCGcagaactttttttaagaCGGCCCATCTTCCCCGGCAGAGACTATCGTCATCAATTACTGCTGATATTCGGCATCATCGGTACACCCCAATCAGATGATGATTTGCAGTGCATAGAGTCGCCCAGAGCTAGAGAATACATAAAATCGCTTCCTATGTACCCTGCCGCGCCACTGGAAAAGATGTTCTCTCGCGTCAACCCGAAGGGAATAGATCTTTTACAGCAGATGCTTGTCTTTGACCCTGCGAAGAGAATTACCGCCAAGGAGGCACTAGAGCATCCGTATTTGCAAACTTACCACGATCCGAATGACGAACCGGAAGGCGAACCCATTCCTCCCAGTTTCTTCGAGTTTGATCACTACAAGGAGGCGTTAACGACGAAGGACCTTAAAAAACTTATTTGGAACGAAATATTTAGTTAG
- the ACH1 gene encoding acetyl-CoA hydrolase (Protein with CoA transferase activity~similar to YBL015W), which produces MTISNLLKQRVRYAPYLKKVKEAHELIPLFKNGQYLGWSGFTGVGTPKAVPEALIDHVEKNNLQGKLRFNLFVGASAGPEENRWAEHDMIIKRAPHQVGKPIAKAINQGRIEFFDKHLSMFPQDLTYGFYTRERKDNKILDYTIIEATAIKEDGSIVPGPSVGGSPEFITVSDKVIIEVNTATPSFEGIHDIDMPVNPPFRKPYPYLKVDDKCGVDSIPVDPEKVVAIVESTMRDQVPPNTPSDEMSRAIAGHLVEFFRNEVKHGRLPENLLPLQSGIGNIANAVIEGLAGAQFKHLTVWTEVLQDSFLDLFENGSLDYATATSVRLTEKGFDRAFANWENFKHRLCLRSQVVSNNPEMIRRLGVIAMNTPVEVDIYAHANSTNVNGSRMLNGLGGSADFLRNAKLSIMHAPSARPTKVDPTGISTIVPMASHVDQTEHDLDILVTDQGLADLRGLSPKERAREIIDKCAHPDYQALLTDYLDRSEHYAKKHNCLHEPHMLKNAFKFHTNLAEKGTMKVDSWEPVD; this is translated from the coding sequence ATGACGATTTCTAATTTGTTAAAGCAGAGAGTTAGGTATGCTCCCTAcctaaaaaaagttaaagaagCCCACGAGCTTATCCCATTGTTCAAGAATGGTCAATACCTTGGCTGGTCCGGTTTTACAGGGGTTGGTACTCCGAAGGCAGTGCCAGAGGCGCTGATAGATCACGTGGAGAAGAACAATTTACAAGGGAAGTTGAGGTTCAATCTTTTCGTTGGAGCTTCTGCTGGTCCAGAGGAAAACCGTTGGGCTGAACACGACATGATCATTAAGAGAGCCCCTCATCAAGTAGGGAAACCCATTGCGAAGGCAATTAACCAGGGTAGAATTGAGTTCTTTGATAAACATCTGTCCATGTTCCCTCAGGATTTGACATACGGATTCTACACCAgggaaagaaaagataacaAAATCCTCGACTACACTATAATCGAGGCGACAGCCATTAAAGAGGACGGGTCCATTGTCCCGGGCCCCTCTGTCGGTGGTTCTCCGGAATTCATTACAGTGAGTGATAAAGTGATCATTGAAGTTAACACGGCCACACCTTCGTTCGAGGGTATTCACGATATAGACATGCCCGTAAACCCACCTTTCAGAAAACCCTACCCATATTTGAAAGTAGACGACAAGTGTGGTGTCGACTCCATTCCCGTTGACCCCGAAAAAGTTGTTGCCATTGTGGAGTCTACCATGAGGGACCAGGTCCCACCAAATACCCCCTCTGATGAAATGTCTAGAGCTATTGCAGGTCATTTGGtcgaatttttcagaaacGAGGTTAAGCATGGTAGATTACCTGAAAACCTGTTACCTTTACAAAGTGGTATTGGTAACATTGCTAATGCTGTCATTGAAGGGCTTGCTGGCGCCCAATTCAAGCATTTGACTGTATGGACCGAAGTGTTACAGGACTCGTTTTTGGATCTTTTCGAGAACGGATCTTTGGACTACGCCACTGCCACCTCCGTGAGATTGACTGAAAAGGGTTTCGATAGGGCCTTTGCAAACTgggaaaatttcaaacaCAGATTGTGTTTGAGGTCTCAAGTCGTCTCAAATAATCCAGAAATGATCCGTAGATTGGGTGTCATCGCCATGAATACCCCAGTGGAAGTTGACATTTACGCGCATGCCAACTCTACAAACGTTAACGGTTCTCGTATGTTGAACGGCTTGGGTGGATCTGCTGACTTCTTGAGAAATGCTAAGTTGTCGATCATGCATGCTCCTTCTGCAAGACCAACTAAAGTTGACCCCACTGGTATTTCTACCATTGTGCCCATGGCCTCTCATGTAGACCAAACTGAACATGATCTGGACATATTGGTCACCGACCAAGGTTTGGCGGATCTAAGAGGTCTATCGCCTAAGGAGAGAGCCCGTGAAATTATCGACAAGTGTGCTCATCCCGATTATCAGGCTTTGCTAACTGATTACTTGGACAGATCAGAACATTATGCCAAGAAGCACAACTGTTTGCATGAACCACACATGCTGAAGAATGCTTTCAAGTTCCACACCAACTTGGCTGAAAAGGGTACTATGAAAGTCGACAGCTGGGAACCAGTTGACTAG
- the RRN6 gene encoding Rrn6p (Component of the core factor (CF) rDNA transcription factor complex~similar to YBL014C): MSEGQIPSSDVLGSQLGVGVKGASLYCPQENYTPKKAGKPQWLRPIDDTLPEGALDLHIVVKTLLCDTAIRYTSDDKILQESDNDDDLITSDTDEDTDNQRNTSIVVDPVIPVVPKHVHFFKKVDVGNDPMFSVNYDTPVSLHDYIPSDLLRNLNDTLQESTHSSKPRQDTLFWDPTVANRLDCEYIQTASDLRNYRDGTEIIAYASGKTDSVLNIAILARQDTLHLNRHNNVTSIELHSPIKSIKIPGSSESIGRRSNLVGVITENSFQIFRIESIHSRTCDVIVTSSEPLYFVDIDDIQVVDFSFNPWDLQQFAIVDIKGNWNIGRIPKNFNNNKRKLQLIDNLRGTIFDPEELSSWKRIEWFSQFQKILVFDRSKMIEIDFLNNWQTEVVQAKTWSNIRDYKRIDDKNGILLTSREIIIIGASEANDAVRRISWKHDLDPDDTTLRITIQKVKKSNHLLLVAFVYSMRHKHIYIHAFSHGKTNLFQSLGYSTVLEIPGGNPTGIETISTLDKVEDESLGEEDADDNVKFVVDFLIKLKNSSEIYYCVVSNTQTFESSEQENPVIADNSEWTMLFNNAGNHEKESISALVSQIKLKERELISRIQNLTEYENSHDEDKYLQDLGYHLSIATNQLLESWQKTRDERIRGGSLSYSKLKNLVENSDSFASISEFSSLLDQFFQYYDDQDVTFIHFEKLLHLFLHEDVSGLDVFYNKLLQCWVLVSPQAELLAKEIVKDIIWSLARLEKPSLFEPIQKEISQSLSGHYQDIISSWDMDDINEDESSEFNFDSQFSATTFNGRPPFNLNSQSQIPTIKSSQSNGRTRRKKILRTQSQKAAPLSQSTQNLSVLPDSMTPAFTLMQPPSSQISFVNDSQTRNSQRTKKKKKRIRGFG; the protein is encoded by the coding sequence ATGAGTGAGGGACAAATTCCAAGCTCAGATGTGTTAGGCTCGCAATTAGGTGTTGGTGTAAAAGGTGCTAGTCTTTATTGTCCGCAGGAAAATTATACTCCTAAGAAAGCAGGGAAGCCACAATGGCTAAGACCAATAGATGATACATTACCCGAGGGAGCACTGGACCTTCATATAGTGGTCAAGACTCTGCTTTGTGATACTGCTATACGATATACTTCCGACGACAAAATTTTGCAAGAATCGGATAATGACGATGATCTCATTACTAGTGATACTGATGAAGATACGGACAATCAGCGGAACACATCTATAGTAGTCGATCCAGTGATACCCGTGGTACCGAAACATGtgcattttttcaagaaagttGATGTTGGTAATGACCCTATGTTTAGTGTTAACTACGACACGCCAGTTTCGCTCCACGATTACATTCCTTCCGATTTACTACGCAACTTGAATGACACATTACAGGAAAGTACCCATTCCTCGAAGCCGAGGCAAGACACCCTCTTTTGGGACCCGACTGTGGCGAATCGACTGGACTGTGAATATATTCAAACAGCATCAGATTTAAGAAATTATAGAGACGGAACCGAAATTATAGCATATGCGTCGGGCAAAACAGACTCCGTACTCAATATAGCAATCTTGGCACGACAAGATACATTGCATCTGAACCGACATAACAACGTAACGAGTATCGAACTGCATTCACCTATCAAGAGTATTAAGATACCAGGGTCTTCTGAATCCATCGGGCGGAGATCAAACCTGGTGGGCGTAATCACGgaaaattctttccaaatttttagaATCGAAAGTATTCATTCAAGAACATGCGATGTCATTGTTACCAGTTCGGAACCACTGtattttgttgatataGACGACATTCAAGTGGtagatttttcattcaatcCTTGGGACTTACAACAATTCGCAATCGTTGatataaaaggaaactgGAATATCGGAAGGATACCAAAGAACttcaataacaataaaagGAAGCTACAGTTGATAGATAACCTGCGCGGTACGATTTTTGACCCAGAAGAATTATCGTCTTGGAAAAGAATTGAATGGTTTTCACAGTTCCAGAAAATACTGGTCTTTGATAGGTCAAAAATGATTGAGATCGACTTTCTAAACAATTGGCAAACAGAAGTAGTACAAGCGAAGACGTGGTCAAATATACGCGATTATAAGAGGATAGACGATAAAAATGGCATTTTACTCACTTCAAGAGAAATAATCATTATAGGAGCGTCAGAAGCAAATGATGCAGTGAGAAGAATATCTTGGAAGCACGATCTGGATCCAGATGACACTACGCTTAGAATCACTAttcaaaaagttaaaaagTCTAACCATCTTCTCCTGGTCGCCTTTGTATATTCGATGCGGCATAAACACATCTATATACATGCATTCTCTCATGGGAAAACAAACTTATTTCAATCCTTAGGATATTCAACAGTCCTTGAAATCCCGGGTGGGAACCCTACTGGAATAGAGACAATCTCGACACTGGACAAAGTTGAGGATGAATCTTTGGGGGAGGAGGATGCAGATGACAATGTTAAGTTTGTTGTAGATTTTTTAATTAAACTAAAGAACTCGTCTGAGATTTATTACTGTGTTGTGTCAAATACTCAAACCTTTGAATCCagtgaacaagaaaacccCGTCATTGCTGACAATTCCGAGTGGACAATGCTTTTCAATAACGCTGGTAACCATGAAAAGGAGAGTATTAGTGCACTAGTTTCTCAAATCAAgttgaaagaaagagaacTCATATCTCGGATCCAAAATTTAACTGAGTATGAAAACAGCCACGATGAGGATAAGTACCTCCAAGATTTAGGATATCACTTATCCATAGCTACAAATCAATTGCTCGAATCTTGGCAGAAAACTAGAGATGAACGTATCCGTGGAGGGTCTTTGAGCTattcaaaattgaagaacCTTGTTGAGAATTCTGATTCCTTCGCAAGTATCTCCGAATTCTCTTCATTATTAGATCAGTTTTTCCAGTACTATGACGATCAGGATGTAAcatttattcattttgaGAAACTGCTACACTTGTTTCTACATGAAGACGTTTCGGGCTTGGATGTTTTTTACAACAAATTACTGCAATGTTGGGTTCTGGTATCCCCACAAGCAGAACTACTTGCAAAGGAGATAGTCAAAGACATTATCTGGAGTTTAGCAAGACTTGAAAAACCATCACTTTTTGAACCGAttcaaaaggaaatttcACAATCACTAAGTGGACATTACCAGGATATCATCTCCTCATGGGATATGGATGATatcaatgaagatgagTCGAGCGAATTCAATTTTGATAGTCAATTTTCAGCAACAACCTTTAATGGCAGGCCTCCATTCAATCTAAACTCGCAATCCCAAATTCCAACGATTAAATCTTCTCAAAGTAATGGACGGACaaggaggaaaaaaatattgagGACACAATCACAAAAAGCTGCTCCACTATCACAATCCACCCAAAACTTAAGTGTCTTACCAGATTCAATGACACCAGCATTTACTCTAATGCAACCCCCTTCTTCCCAGATATCATTTGTGAATGATTCACAAACTCGTAATTCtcaaagaaccaaaaagaagaagaaaaggatcCGGGGGTTTGGATAA